In the genome of Bombus affinis isolate iyBomAffi1 chromosome 7, iyBomAffi1.2, whole genome shotgun sequence, one region contains:
- the LOC126918618 gene encoding ran-specific GTPase-activating protein-like, whose protein sequence is MPENVLNGDHVDVKNVNCETQENDEETNEVDVHFEPIISLPLIEVSNNEEDEVEMIKMRAKLYRYDSSNNPAEWKERGTGEVKLLRHKTKNTVRVVMRRDKTLKICANHFVTPWMELKPNCGSDRAWVWSVLADYADEQLKPELLAIRFANAENATVWKEAFEKAKKIVGSECEIYAGKNNTEEKHVESDSEPSSDVSYSESTDNEEQANKLTEGDLKVESNETEKVEPSEKQIKDGETMEKVAKELEQLQVKGVEEKK, encoded by the exons ATGCCAGAAAACGTG CTAAATGGAGATCATGTTGATGTGAAGAATGTTAACTGTGAAACTCAAGAGAATGATGAAGAAACTAACGAAGTAGATGTACATTTTGAACCAATAATTTCTTTGCCATTAATAGAAGTATCCAATAATGAAGAAGATGAAGTTGAAatgataaaaat GAGAGCAAAATTATATCGTTATGATTCTTCTAATAATCCAGCAGAGTGGAAAGAACGTGGTACTGGAGAGGTGAAGTTATTAagacataaaacaaaaaatacagTAAGAGTTGTAATGCGTAGAGATAAAACACTTAAAATTTGTGCTAATCACTTTGTAACTCCTTGGATGGAATTGAAACCCAATTGTGGTAGTGATAGAGCATGGGTATGGAGTGTACTTGCTGATTATGCAGATGAACAACTTAAGCCAGAATTACTTGCCATAAGATTTGCAAATGCAGaaa ATGCAACTGTTTGGAAAGAAGCTTTTGAGAAGGCAAAGAAGATAGTGGGCTCTGAGTGCGAAATATATGCTGGCAAAAATAACACTGAAGAAAAACATGTTGAGAGTGATAGTGAACCTTCTAGTGATGTAAGTTATAGTGAAAGTACTGATAATGAAGAACAAGCTAACAAATTGACAGAAGGAGATTTAAAGGTTGAGAGTAATGAAACTGAAAAAGTGGAACCCtctgaaaaacaaataaaagatggGGAAACTATGGAAAAAGTAGCTAAAGAACTTGAACAATTGCAAGTTAAGGGTgtggaagaaaagaaataa
- the LOC126918616 gene encoding serine/threonine-protein phosphatase alpha-2 isoform, which translates to MAESDKLNIDNIIARLLEVRGARPGKNVQLTEGEIKGLCLKSREIFLSQPILLELEAPLKICGDIHGQYYDLLRLFEYGGFPPESNYLFLGDYVDRGKQSLETICLLLAYKIKYPENFFLLRGNHECASINRIYGFYDECKRRYNIKLWKTFTDCFNCLPVAAIVDEKIFCCHGGLSPDLQNMEQIRRIMRPTDVPDQGLLCDLLWSDPDKDTMGWGENDRGVSFTFGAEVVAKFLHKHDFDLICRAHQVVEDGYEFFAKRQLVTLFSAPNYCGEFDNAGAMMSVDETLMCSFQILKPADKKKLTYGGLNANRPVTPPRGGGNNKSKKK; encoded by the exons ATGGCTGAATCAGACAAACTTAATATTGACAACATCATAGCTCGGCTCTTGGAAG TGCGGGGAGCCAGGCCAGGGAAAAATGTACAATTAACAGAAGGAGAAATAAAAGGACTTTGCCTGAAGTCGCGTGAAATTTTTTTATCACAACCTATTTTGTTAGAACTTGAAGCACCGCTTAAAATATGTG gtGATATTCATGGGCAATATTATGATCTACTACGACTATTCGAATATGGTGGATTTCCACCAGAGAGTAACTATCTGTTTCTAGGAGACTATGTTGATAGAGGAAAACAGTCTTTAGAGACAATTTGTCTCCTTCTTGCCTATAAAATCAAATATCCTGAGAACTTCTTTTTACTTCGTGGAAATCATGAATGTGCATCCATTAATAGGATATATGGATTTTATGATGAAT GTAAACGACGTTACAATATTAAACTGTGGAAAACATTTACGGATTGTTTCAATTGTTTACCTGTTGCGGCAATAGTTGACGAAAAAATATTCTGTTGCCATGGTGGCCTTAGTCCAGATCTACAAAACATGGAACAGATCAGACGTATTATGCGACCAACAGATGTACCTGATCAAGGCTTATTGTGTGATCTATTATGGTCTGATCCAGACAAAGATACAATGGGTTGGGGAGAAAATGATCGTGGGGTATCATTTACATTTGGAGCTGAAGTAGTTGCCAAATTTTTACATAAGCATGACTTTGACCTTATTTGTCGTGCTCATCAG GTGGTAGAAGATGGCTATGAATTTTTTGCAAAGAGACAGTTAGTTACCCTGTTCTCAGCACCAAACTACTGTGGCGAATTCGATAATGCTGGAGCTATGATGTCCGTTGATGAAACTCTCATGTGTAGTTTCCAAATTCTAAAACCAGCTGACAAAAAGAAATTAACGTACGGTGGCCTGAATGCAAATAGACCAGTGACTCCCCCACGAGGCGGTGGAAACAACAAAAGCAAGAAGAAGTGA